In Candidatus Nitronauta litoralis, one DNA window encodes the following:
- a CDS encoding M1 family metallopeptidase, giving the protein MTGTKICKFHYLEGHSEHWGLLDRQAFAGADAKPHYAPDVPLRPVHLKLDLSFDWEQERVWGTTTHKIEVQDPETRELRLDAMQLEVERVRVRGRKVEFENTDQHLLIPLPASVKKGDRLDIEIQHSVTRPVAGIYFTKADPFYPDRFKTVWSQGQDEDSKYYFPCFDQPNFKQTTEVMLHLPPGMFGLSNGRLLKKKKTAKESFFHYKMEKPYSTYLLSIVAGEFSEFKKKQDGVDIIWYVQPGREKEGRNAFKDTGRMVKFFSNYTGYRYPYPHYTQIAVPEFIFGGMENFTVTTQTDLTLHDDRAALDIDSDGLVAHEAAHTWFGNVLTARSWAHAWLHESFATYFDALYTRESKGEEEFRYQLLEDAETYFAEDNKYRRPIVTHIYKEPIDLFDAHLYPGGAVRLHHLKTRVTEPKFREALSLYLKRHEFGLVETVDLFRCLEEATHRNYDDWRGQWIHRGGYPVLEIKFAWDSATSMATVDVRQTQRSDKKNESLLFNLDLEVAFYTQRGEERIPISITRKEEKFLFKLKRKPLYFRLDPDYTVPCKKVKLDCPRPMVREQLKRDEDPIGRIQAAETLTRSPSNEDVSLLSDRLRRESFWGVGCRIAAALAKIGGDAARDGLLRGLKSTSPKIRHGIVRALGNFRDDPKVVKALKKATEDPSYRVEAEAYRSLGKMKDPTLREFIEEGLSRPSHNDMAQSAALSALGALEDPDCWQMLVAHADYGAAKMSRAAAMMAMAKLAKTHSQLKSEALDCFRRFAREKRGTPAAVFRGKLWAIQALQMMDDLSALPILREVESNEADGRLCRRAGDAVQALLASAKKPAELKELREELDGVLKENKSFRDRLEVLEKKQPKRKGKS; this is encoded by the coding sequence GTGACCGGTACAAAAATCTGCAAATTTCATTATCTTGAAGGGCATTCCGAGCACTGGGGGCTGCTTGATCGACAGGCCTTCGCGGGTGCTGATGCAAAGCCCCACTATGCCCCGGATGTACCTTTGCGTCCGGTACACCTTAAGCTTGATCTAAGCTTTGACTGGGAGCAGGAGCGAGTTTGGGGCACCACTACCCACAAAATTGAGGTCCAGGACCCTGAAACAAGGGAGTTGCGATTAGATGCCATGCAGCTTGAGGTTGAACGGGTCCGGGTGCGCGGTCGGAAGGTTGAGTTTGAAAATACGGATCAACATCTTCTAATACCATTACCAGCATCGGTAAAAAAAGGCGATCGCCTTGACATTGAAATCCAGCATTCTGTGACCCGTCCAGTGGCCGGTATTTACTTTACAAAAGCGGATCCTTTTTACCCTGATCGGTTTAAAACCGTTTGGTCGCAGGGGCAGGATGAAGATTCCAAGTATTATTTTCCCTGTTTCGACCAGCCCAACTTCAAGCAGACAACAGAAGTGATGCTGCACTTGCCTCCGGGCATGTTTGGTCTTTCCAATGGTCGCTTGTTGAAGAAAAAGAAAACCGCCAAAGAATCCTTTTTTCATTACAAAATGGAAAAGCCCTATTCAACCTATCTGCTTTCAATAGTTGCCGGAGAATTTTCAGAATTTAAGAAAAAACAGGATGGAGTGGATATCATCTGGTATGTGCAGCCTGGTCGAGAGAAGGAAGGCCGCAACGCTTTCAAGGATACCGGTCGCATGGTGAAGTTTTTTTCCAACTACACGGGATACCGCTACCCTTATCCCCATTACACGCAGATTGCCGTCCCGGAATTTATTTTTGGAGGCATGGAAAACTTCACCGTCACCACCCAGACTGACCTCACTTTACATGACGACCGCGCCGCGCTCGATATTGATTCCGATGGACTGGTCGCGCACGAGGCGGCTCATACCTGGTTCGGTAATGTACTGACGGCGAGGAGCTGGGCGCATGCCTGGTTACATGAATCGTTCGCAACCTATTTTGATGCGCTTTACACTCGCGAATCGAAGGGGGAGGAGGAGTTTCGCTACCAGCTTCTTGAGGATGCCGAAACATATTTTGCCGAGGATAATAAATACCGTCGCCCGATCGTCACCCATATATATAAAGAACCCATTGATTTATTCGACGCGCATCTTTATCCCGGTGGGGCGGTGCGTTTACATCATCTGAAGACCAGAGTAACGGAGCCCAAATTCAGAGAGGCTCTCTCCCTTTACCTCAAGCGCCACGAGTTTGGACTGGTAGAGACGGTCGATCTGTTCCGCTGCCTGGAAGAGGCCACCCATCGTAATTATGATGACTGGCGTGGTCAATGGATCCATCGTGGGGGCTACCCTGTACTTGAGATAAAGTTTGCCTGGGATTCTGCTACATCAATGGCAACTGTCGATGTACGGCAGACCCAGAGGAGTGATAAGAAAAACGAATCCTTACTTTTCAATCTTGACCTTGAGGTGGCTTTTTACACCCAACGGGGTGAGGAAAGGATTCCCATCAGCATCACCAGAAAAGAAGAAAAGTTTTTATTCAAACTAAAACGGAAGCCGCTTTATTTCAGGCTGGATCCTGACTATACGGTTCCCTGTAAAAAGGTGAAGCTGGATTGTCCTCGGCCCATGGTGCGCGAACAGCTTAAGCGGGATGAGGACCCCATAGGAAGAATCCAGGCTGCAGAGACCCTGACACGTAGTCCGTCGAATGAAGATGTGAGCCTGTTGTCCGACAGGCTACGGCGGGAATCTTTCTGGGGTGTTGGATGCCGGATTGCTGCCGCGTTGGCAAAAATCGGAGGAGATGCGGCGCGAGATGGTTTGCTGCGTGGATTAAAATCGACGTCTCCCAAAATCCGCCATGGTATTGTGCGCGCCCTGGGCAATTTTCGCGATGACCCGAAGGTGGTGAAAGCTCTAAAAAAGGCGACTGAGGATCCTTCGTACCGTGTAGAGGCTGAGGCGTATCGATCTTTGGGAAAAATGAAAGACCCGACTTTGAGGGAATTTATTGAAGAAGGATTGTCTCGCCCTTCGCACAACGATATGGCCCAGTCTGCAGCCCTGTCAGCTTTGGGAGCCCTTGAAGATCCAGACTGCTGGCAGATGCTTGTAGCACACGCGGACTACGGGGCGGCAAAAATGAGTCGTGCGGCGGCCATGATGGCCATGGCAAAGCTTGCGAAAACCCATTCACAATTAAAATCTGAAGCGTTGGATTGTTTCCGTCGCTTTGCCCGGGAAAAGCGGGGAACCCCGGCAGCTGTTTTCCGAGGAAAATTGTGGGCTATTCAGGCTTTACAAATGATGGATGACTTATCCGCTTTGCCAATACTCCGCGAAGTGGAATCCAACGAGGCTGATGGTCGGTTATGTCGAAGGGCCGGAGACGCTGTTCAGGCCCTGCTGGCTTCCGCTAAAAAACCAGCGGAACTAAAAGAGTTGCGTGAGGAACTCGATGGTGTCCTGAAAGAAAATAAATCGTTTCGTGACCGTCTTGAAGTTCTGGAAAAGAAACAACCCAAACGAAAAGGTAAATCATGA
- a CDS encoding DUF58 domain-containing protein, with amino-acid sequence MVETGTFNSSPEILTRIAALKIHATRLVEGLLSGQHKSPHKGSSVEFAEYKDYTPGDDIRHIDWKVVGKTDKYHVKQFEQSTNLKCNILLDASGSMAYESPIKDSIAMNKADYARTLVAALSYLLLKQYDAVGLITFNDRVSDHIPPRSKPSHFQPILYSVGQTEFSGETRIKHTVEELIEGLPRRGMLVMVSDLLSRDDDVLKTLKLISSKGLEVILFHILHPDEVLFPFDGDIVFESLEDDPPIGLDPVEIRQQYQDLIQDMIRHYRHHCPSLGIDYQFTQTDTPLDQVLRYYLLKRRSLFKA; translated from the coding sequence ATGGTAGAGACCGGCACTTTCAACTCTTCTCCCGAAATTCTGACCCGGATTGCTGCACTTAAAATCCATGCCACCCGTCTGGTTGAAGGGTTGTTATCGGGACAGCATAAAAGTCCCCACAAGGGTTCCAGTGTGGAATTCGCAGAGTACAAGGATTACACACCCGGCGACGATATACGGCATATCGACTGGAAGGTTGTGGGAAAAACCGACAAATACCATGTGAAACAGTTTGAGCAGTCCACCAATCTCAAGTGCAACATCCTGCTCGATGCCAGCGGCTCCATGGCCTATGAATCCCCGATCAAGGATTCAATTGCCATGAACAAAGCGGACTACGCAAGAACCCTGGTCGCCGCCCTGTCTTATTTGCTTTTAAAGCAATACGATGCGGTAGGGCTGATCACATTCAACGACCGGGTGTCAGACCACATCCCTCCTCGTTCCAAGCCCTCCCATTTCCAACCAATTCTTTATAGTGTGGGACAAACCGAATTTTCAGGTGAAACCCGGATTAAACACACTGTTGAAGAATTGATAGAAGGGTTGCCCCGGCGCGGAATGCTGGTTATGGTATCGGATCTTTTATCCCGTGACGACGATGTTCTCAAAACACTAAAACTGATTTCCAGCAAGGGCCTTGAGGTTATTCTGTTTCATATACTACATCCGGATGAGGTTCTATTCCCATTTGATGGCGACATTGTTTTTGAATCCCTGGAAGACGATCCACCCATCGGGCTTGATCCGGTCGAAATTCGTCAGCAGTATCAAGATTTGATTCAGGACATGATCCGGCACTATCGGCACCATTGCCCCTCTCTTGGAATCGATTACCAGTTCACTCAAACTGATACGCCACTGGACCAGGTGC
- a CDS encoding spermine synthase has protein sequence MFESDSLRSLRFLPGLCLFASGAASLTYELVWIRQLSLVFGGTLYAISTVLCAFMTGLALGSWLVSLWLKRSQPRNLFLLYGTLEALIGIYGLVFPWLLEATTPLYPLLVSIAGEGPGLYFLEFLWGTLLMLPSTFLMGATLPVLGTWSVGQRTDSILSNVSWLYGMNTAGAVAGCLFTQFLTIKWLGIAGANLVAVILNGLVFLLCRLFNPSNESSDPPKKPARQSQDISVTPKASWCLLGLFAFSGLVALSAEILWTRVLVIPLGSSLYSFALILAAFLFGIAFGSLVADRLFKNHSRIKTFLILEGSLGLLGLLMIPLFDQITPLTSWLDAHFYDTGNTAFKTLTLRSAVAFLLMFPPAFGFGLIFPIANQIHLSLFENVSTTMGGSYAVNTIGSILGTVLTPFVFIPLWGIERSLFILFGSLLLMTCLIVLFIPEFKKRARTVPAFAIIVIALGFWIIKPGIATDQLGKNNLSRIDHGSSSRELKLVDYLEGDFSTLSVVEDKKKKTRTLFVNGFSTATVSEQFGGTSYMQAMGFVPMMLHPKPKDALVICFGTGNTIGTVASFPEVQVDGVEIDRNVLSMAHWFSEWNGDVRNKSNVNFYIQDGRQFVQWSEKKYDVITLEPMHPAHAGVAHLYSSEFYEQARGRLNPGGIMMQWLPLHLLNSEDSLAVLKTFKQSFPHTTLWNSYLTRIVLLVGSDQPLKLDPQNFLNRMQNPDVGRAGGEIGVRSFLDFLDFYITDADYLNPILEGSSLITDNRPILEHSAVNLLPPFARETDETFLNFLLGRIGKFPNVIGLTSNNKTLLRSEFEKRTAQRLSVFSQRYQGPGTQAFQSKSYSEGLQAVSDFMEKKSGKWIGLSDAGWKEKGVGGDG, from the coding sequence ATGTTTGAATCTGATAGCCTCCGATCACTCCGGTTTTTACCGGGGCTCTGCCTGTTTGCCTCGGGTGCCGCCAGCCTGACCTATGAGTTGGTCTGGATCCGCCAGTTGTCACTGGTCTTTGGCGGAACCCTATATGCCATCTCCACAGTGTTGTGCGCTTTTATGACGGGACTCGCTTTGGGCTCCTGGCTGGTTTCCCTTTGGTTGAAACGGAGCCAACCCCGAAACCTGTTTCTGTTATATGGAACACTGGAAGCCCTGATCGGGATTTACGGCCTTGTCTTCCCCTGGTTGCTGGAAGCCACCACCCCCCTGTACCCATTATTGGTCTCAATCGCGGGCGAGGGACCCGGCCTCTACTTTCTGGAATTTTTATGGGGCACACTGTTAATGCTCCCATCAACTTTTCTGATGGGTGCCACGCTACCCGTGCTGGGAACCTGGTCAGTAGGGCAACGCACCGATTCGATTCTGTCTAATGTCTCCTGGCTATATGGGATGAATACCGCCGGAGCCGTAGCGGGTTGTCTCTTCACCCAGTTTCTCACCATAAAGTGGCTGGGGATCGCAGGAGCCAATCTGGTCGCGGTCATTTTGAACGGGCTCGTATTTTTATTGTGTCGACTGTTCAATCCTTCGAACGAAAGTTCTGACCCACCAAAAAAACCTGCCCGGCAAAGCCAGGATATTTCTGTCACCCCAAAAGCCAGTTGGTGCCTGCTCGGGTTATTTGCCTTCTCGGGGCTGGTGGCGTTATCGGCCGAAATATTGTGGACCCGTGTCCTGGTCATTCCCCTGGGATCTTCTCTTTATTCTTTTGCGTTGATTCTGGCGGCTTTTCTTTTTGGTATCGCTTTTGGAAGTCTTGTTGCGGATCGTTTATTTAAAAATCATTCCCGGATCAAAACCTTTTTAATTCTTGAAGGGAGTCTTGGCCTTCTCGGGCTCCTGATGATTCCCCTGTTTGACCAGATCACTCCCCTCACCTCCTGGCTGGATGCCCATTTCTATGACACTGGAAATACTGCATTCAAGACCCTGACCCTTCGTTCAGCAGTTGCCTTCCTGCTCATGTTTCCCCCCGCATTTGGTTTCGGTCTGATCTTTCCAATTGCAAACCAGATCCACCTGTCGTTGTTTGAAAACGTCTCCACCACCATGGGCGGAAGTTATGCGGTGAATACCATCGGGTCGATCCTCGGCACCGTCCTCACGCCTTTCGTATTTATTCCGCTCTGGGGAATCGAACGGTCTCTTTTCATTTTATTCGGTAGCCTGCTTCTGATGACCTGCCTGATTGTGCTGTTCATTCCGGAATTTAAAAAAAGAGCGCGGACCGTTCCTGCATTCGCAATCATTGTTATTGCTCTGGGATTCTGGATTATCAAACCCGGCATTGCTACCGACCAGCTGGGCAAAAATAACCTCTCTCGAATTGATCATGGCAGTTCATCTCGCGAATTAAAGCTGGTGGACTACCTGGAAGGAGATTTTTCGACCCTGAGCGTTGTTGAGGATAAGAAGAAAAAAACCCGAACCCTGTTCGTCAACGGATTCAGCACCGCCACCGTATCCGAACAATTTGGCGGCACCTCTTATATGCAGGCTATGGGGTTTGTTCCCATGATGCTGCACCCGAAGCCAAAGGATGCATTGGTTATTTGCTTCGGGACTGGCAATACAATCGGGACGGTAGCCTCGTTTCCCGAGGTTCAGGTCGATGGTGTGGAAATCGACCGCAACGTTTTGTCAATGGCGCACTGGTTTTCCGAATGGAATGGGGATGTTCGCAACAAAAGCAATGTCAATTTTTACATACAGGACGGACGGCAGTTCGTCCAATGGAGCGAAAAAAAATATGACGTTATCACTCTCGAACCCATGCATCCAGCCCATGCAGGAGTGGCGCATTTGTATTCCAGTGAATTTTATGAACAGGCCCGGGGCCGTCTGAATCCTGGCGGAATCATGATGCAATGGTTGCCATTGCACCTGTTAAACAGTGAAGATTCCCTGGCGGTTTTAAAAACCTTTAAACAATCGTTTCCGCACACCACACTCTGGAACAGTTACCTGACACGGATCGTCTTGCTTGTTGGTTCCGATCAACCCTTAAAACTGGATCCACAAAACTTTTTGAACCGTATGCAGAACCCTGATGTTGGGCGGGCCGGAGGAGAAATAGGAGTGAGGTCGTTTCTGGATTTCCTCGATTTTTATATCACCGATGCCGACTACCTAAATCCTATTTTGGAAGGCTCCAGCTTAATCACGGACAACCGTCCCATACTTGAGCATTCGGCAGTCAATCTCCTGCCACCTTTCGCCAGAGAAACAGATGAAACGTTTCTCAATTTTCTATTGGGAAGAATCGGGAAGTTTCCGAATGTAATCGGATTAACCTCGAACAACAAAACTCTTTTAAGGTCTGAGTTTGAAAAACGAACGGCCCAGCGATTATCTGTTTTTTCGCAACGGTATCAGGGACCCGGTACCCAGGCGTTTCAATCAAAAAGCTACAGTGAAGGCCTGCAAGCTGTTTCTGATTTTATGGAGAAAAAGAGTGGGAAATGGATCGGGCTTTCAGATGCCGGGTGGAAAGAAAAGGGTGTTGGCGGAGATGGATAA